In the genome of Rhodobium gokarnense, one region contains:
- a CDS encoding SH3 domain-containing protein — MPTVFGRRVAIICFALALVLCLAPRPAGATADGPDFFRVIGVVAGDVLWIRSGPSARYEKVGSIPYDASDVGNLGCRDFGDRYWCQVEYRGVVGWSNGRFLAE; from the coding sequence GTGCCGACTGTTTTCGGCCGGAGGGTCGCAATCATCTGCTTCGCGCTGGCGCTTGTCCTTTGTCTCGCGCCGCGACCGGCCGGAGCGACGGCGGACGGGCCGGACTTTTTCCGCGTCATCGGCGTCGTTGCCGGCGACGTCCTGTGGATCCGCTCCGGGCCGTCGGCGCGCTACGAGAAGGTCGGGTCCATTCCCTATGACGCCAGCGATGTGGGCAATCTCGGCTGCCGGGATTTCGGCGACCGCTACTGGTGTCAGGTTGAATATCGCGGCGTCGTCGGCTGGTCGAACGGGCGCTTTCTCGCCGAGTGA
- a CDS encoding lysozyme inhibitor LprI family protein, which yields MKTALRAGLGALFLFFAANVAVAASDDPAEPSPEDHQAVQECLEASRGAETLKIAADCIGVVANPCLDVPDNQTTYGMASCLQREERIWDSLLNDWYGSARQYLSAELKRQFRDVQRAWIAWRDAKCGFEHAKYEGGTLGTVTGASCMLETTGARALELRSLVVEYESR from the coding sequence ATGAAGACTGCCCTCAGAGCGGGCCTTGGAGCCCTTTTCCTGTTCTTTGCCGCCAATGTGGCGGTCGCCGCGTCGGACGATCCGGCCGAACCGTCCCCCGAAGATCATCAGGCGGTCCAGGAGTGCCTGGAAGCCTCGCGCGGCGCCGAGACGCTGAAGATCGCCGCCGACTGCATCGGCGTCGTCGCCAATCCGTGCCTCGACGTGCCCGACAACCAGACCACCTACGGCATGGCCTCCTGCCTGCAGCGCGAGGAGCGGATCTGGGATTCGCTGCTGAACGACTGGTACGGCAGCGCGCGCCAATATCTTTCCGCCGAGCTCAAGCGCCAGTTTCGCGACGTCCAGCGCGCCTGGATCGCCTGGCGCGACGCCAAATGCGGTTTCGAGCACGCCAAATATGAGGGCGGCACGCTCGGAACGGTCACCGGCGCGAGCTGCATGCTGGAGACGACGGGCGCCCGGGCGCTGGAGCTGCGCTCCCTCGTGGTGGAGTACGAATCCCGGTGA
- a CDS encoding GNAT family N-acetyltransferase, whose product MSDFSFRPLTPDKFDDLVDLFGPERGASGGCWCMWWRVPTKTFNEMAREERRAAFEAAVGEGPTGVLAYDGDTAIGWCAVGPRSSLPKLNRSRVAATLDDPDGVWMINCFFVRKAYRGDGLMGRLIAAAVDYARGEGARALEACPVDPQRELQWGEGFIGIASQFAAAGFAEVARRSPTRPLMRLDF is encoded by the coding sequence GTGAGCGATTTTTCCTTCCGGCCGCTGACGCCGGACAAGTTCGATGACCTCGTTGATCTTTTCGGGCCGGAGCGCGGCGCTTCCGGCGGCTGCTGGTGCATGTGGTGGCGGGTGCCGACGAAAACCTTCAACGAGATGGCACGCGAGGAGCGCCGGGCGGCGTTCGAGGCGGCGGTGGGCGAGGGGCCGACGGGCGTCCTTGCCTATGATGGCGATACGGCGATCGGCTGGTGCGCGGTTGGACCGCGTTCATCCTTGCCGAAACTCAATCGCTCGCGCGTTGCGGCGACGCTGGACGACCCAGACGGCGTCTGGATGATCAACTGCTTCTTTGTCCGCAAGGCCTATCGCGGCGACGGCCTGATGGGTCGGCTGATCGCGGCGGCTGTCGACTATGCGCGGGGCGAGGGCGCCCGGGCGCTGGAAGCCTGTCCCGTCGACCCGCAGCGCGAGCTGCAGTGGGGCGAGGGGTTCATCGGTATCGCATCCCAGTTCGCCGCTGCCGGTTTTGCCGAGGTCGCCCGGCGCTCGCCGACGCGGCCGCTGATGCGGCTGGATTTCTGA
- a CDS encoding ATP-dependent Clp protease proteolytic subunit: MIDRPNSRPFHLDDEDEDEEEKTKTPQSLQVDKHLFEARTVLITGQITQELARDVSTRLMALAHVNSDPITVVVSSPGGHVESGDMIHDTIRFIAPKVRMLGMGWVASAGALIFVAADKENRFCTPNTRFLLHQPSGGAGGPATDIEIQAREILKMRDRLNKIFSDATGQPVERIEKDTDRDYWMSPEEAIEYGLVSKVVNSQSELD, encoded by the coding sequence ATGATCGACCGTCCGAATTCCCGTCCCTTCCATCTCGACGACGAAGATGAGGACGAGGAGGAAAAGACCAAGACGCCGCAATCCCTGCAGGTCGACAAGCACCTGTTCGAGGCCCGCACCGTGCTGATCACCGGCCAGATCACCCAGGAACTGGCGCGCGACGTCTCGACCCGGCTGATGGCGCTGGCCCATGTCAACAGCGACCCGATCACCGTCGTCGTCTCTTCGCCCGGCGGCCATGTGGAGTCGGGCGACATGATCCACGACACCATCCGCTTCATCGCGCCGAAGGTGCGCATGCTCGGCATGGGCTGGGTGGCGAGCGCCGGCGCGCTGATCTTTGTCGCCGCCGACAAGGAAAACCGCTTCTGCACGCCGAACACGCGGTTCCTCCTGCATCAACCGTCCGGCGGCGCCGGCGGCCCGGCGACGGACATCGAGATCCAGGCCCGCGAAATCCTGAAGATGCGCGACCGGCTCAACAAGATCTTCTCCGATGCCACCGGCCAGCCGGTCGAGCGGATCGAGAAGGACACCGACCGCGACTACTGGATGAGCCCGGAAGAGGCGATCGAATACGGCCTCGTCTCCAAGGTGGTGAACTCGCAGTCCGAGCTCGACTGA
- a CDS encoding aldo/keto reductase has translation MVPTVDANGLAIPAIGLGTWRLSGADGQRAVETALEVGYRHIDTAEIYGNEREVGAAIAASGIARDELFVTTKAWHDHIGAGDMQRAAEESLERLGLAHADLYLIHWPNPDIPLGQSLEALADVKARGLARAVGVSNFPALLLEEAIRLSPAPIALNQVEMHPYLSQSAVMDVARRNGLAVTAYCPIARNTVAEDPVVVAIAEAHGRTPAQVALRWLIQKGNVIAIPKSSHRERLVENLNVVDFTLTADEVTAIDGLSRDDGRIVDPDFAPSWDD, from the coding sequence GTGGTTCCGACTGTAGATGCCAACGGACTTGCCATTCCTGCAATCGGGCTCGGCACCTGGCGGCTGTCCGGGGCGGACGGCCAGCGGGCGGTGGAGACCGCGCTTGAGGTCGGCTACCGGCACATCGACACGGCCGAAATCTATGGCAACGAGCGCGAAGTGGGCGCGGCGATCGCCGCGTCCGGCATTGCCCGCGACGAGCTTTTCGTGACCACCAAGGCCTGGCACGACCATATCGGTGCCGGCGATATGCAGCGTGCGGCGGAGGAGAGCCTCGAACGCCTGGGCCTCGCCCATGCCGATCTCTATCTCATTCACTGGCCGAACCCGGATATCCCGCTCGGCCAATCGCTGGAGGCGCTTGCTGACGTCAAGGCGCGCGGCCTTGCCCGCGCCGTCGGCGTCTCCAACTTTCCGGCGCTGCTGCTGGAAGAGGCGATCCGGCTGTCGCCCGCGCCGATCGCCCTCAACCAGGTCGAGATGCACCCCTATCTCTCCCAGAGCGCGGTGATGGACGTCGCGCGGCGGAACGGCCTTGCCGTCACCGCCTATTGCCCGATCGCACGCAACACGGTCGCCGAGGATCCGGTGGTCGTCGCCATTGCCGAGGCCCACGGCAGGACGCCGGCCCAGGTGGCGCTGCGCTGGCTCATCCAGAAGGGCAATGTGATCGCCATCCCGAAAAGTTCGCACCGGGAGCGGCTTGTGGAGAACCTCAACGTTGTCGATTTCACGCTGACGGCCGACGAGGTCACCGCGATCGACGGCCTATCCCGCGACGACGGGCGCATCGTCGATCCCGATTTCGCGCCGAGCTGGGATGATTGA
- a CDS encoding thiamine phosphate synthase, with translation MLDRFYLIVDSADWLDRFLPLGLSLVQLRIKDADEATLRREFSSAIAKCRAADATLVVNDYWELAIDLKADWLHLGQEDLETADLAAIRAAGIRFGVSTHDDAELETALAARPDYIALGPVFPTTLKELDWAPQGLEKVTDWQRRLDVPLVAIGGITLQRAPAVFAAGADILCASTDVLGADDPEARLGAWLDARATWTRGTR, from the coding sequence TTGCTCGACCGTTTCTATCTCATCGTCGACAGCGCCGACTGGCTCGACCGCTTCCTGCCGCTCGGCCTCTCCCTCGTCCAGCTCCGCATCAAGGACGCGGACGAAGCCACCCTCAGGCGCGAGTTCTCCTCGGCCATCGCAAAATGCCGGGCGGCCGACGCGACCCTCGTCGTCAACGACTATTGGGAGCTGGCGATCGATCTGAAGGCCGACTGGCTGCATCTCGGCCAGGAGGACCTGGAAACGGCGGACCTTGCCGCGATCCGCGCCGCCGGCATCCGCTTCGGCGTCTCCACCCATGACGACGCCGAGCTGGAGACAGCCCTTGCCGCCCGGCCGGACTACATCGCCCTCGGCCCCGTCTTTCCGACGACCCTGAAAGAGCTCGATTGGGCACCCCAGGGCCTTGAAAAGGTCACCGACTGGCAACGCCGCCTCGACGTGCCGCTGGTCGCCATCGGCGGCATCACCCTGCAGCGCGCGCCCGCCGTCTTCGCCGCCGGCGCCGACATTCTCTGCGCCTCCACCGACGTCCTCGGAGCCGATGACCCGGAAGCCCGCCTCGGCGCCTGGCTGGATGCGCGGGCGACATGGACGCGCGGAACGCGATAG